A section of the Actinomycetota bacterium genome encodes:
- a CDS encoding flavodoxin family protein: IAMPIWFGVRSSVAQLVMERLDGTYAEGDPITGQYPLYGKVGGVIVTGNEDGAHDCCANTLFNLTHLGCMVPPNVDCYWVGDAGPGPSYLAAGGDEHLYTNRTARYMAHNLVWGARTLRADPIDTNLKALDSEAKAVSR, translated from the coding sequence ATCGCCATGCCGATCTGGTTCGGGGTCCGCTCGTCGGTCGCGCAGCTCGTGATGGAGCGACTCGACGGCACCTACGCCGAGGGCGACCCGATCACCGGCCAGTACCCCCTCTACGGGAAGGTCGGCGGCGTCATCGTCACCGGCAACGAGGACGGCGCGCACGACTGTTGCGCGAACACACTCTTCAACCTCACACACCTCGGCTGCATGGTTCCGCCGAACGTCGACTGCTACTGGGTCGGCGACGCGGGTCCGGGTCCAAGCTACCTTGCTGCCGGCGGTGACGAGCACCTCTACACCAACAGAACGGCTCGCTACATGGCCCACAATCTCGTGTGGGGTGCGAGGACATTGCGGGCCGATCCCATCGACACCAACCTCAAAGCTCTTGATAGTGAGGCCAAAGCGGTCAGCCGGTAG